CGGCCGCCACTGTCGGCGGCTCCTTTGCAGAGGTCTTGCCCATGCAGATTCCCCACCCCACCTTACAGGCCAGCGTCGGGCTTGGCCTGCGTCGCGGCCTGATGAAAGATCTTCAAGCCGCCCGCACCGGCGATTTCGACTTTCTCGAAGTTGCCCCGGAAAACTGGATCGGCGTCGGCGGCGTTCACGGCGCCGCGTTGCGCGAACTGGCCGAGCGTTATCCGCTGTCGTGCCATGGCCTGTCGTTGTCGCTCGGCGGGTCGGCGCCGCTGGACGTCGATTTCCTTCGGGAAGTCCGGGTGTTTCTCGATCATTACAACGTGCCGCTGTACAGCGAGCACCTGAGCTATTGCAGCGACGACGGTCACCTTTATGACCTGCTGCCGCTGCCATTCACCGAAGAGGCGGTGCACCACGTTGCCGCGCGGATCCGTCAGGCCCAGGACATTCTTGGCCGGCGCCTGGCAGTGGAAAACGTTTCCTATTACGCCGCCCCTCGGCAGGACATGGACGAGGTCACCTTCACCAACGCGGTATTGCGCGAGGCCGATTGCGACCTGCTGCTGGACGTCAACAACGTCTACGTCAACTCGATCAACCACGGCTTCGACCCGCAGACGTTTCTGGCCGGGATCGAACCGGGCCGGGTGGTCGGGATGCATGTCGCCGGGCATTTCGACGAGTCCGACACGCTGAAGATCGATACCCACGGCGCTTCGGTGAAACCGGTGGTCTGGTCGCTGCTGGCAGAGGCCTACGCACGCTTTGGTGCGCAGCCGACGCTGCTCGAACGTGACTTCAACTTCCCGGCGTTCTCCGAACTGGTGGCCGAGTTGCAGACCATTCGCCGCTTGCAGAACCAGGGAGGCCAGCGTGGATAACCTTGAGCAGCAACAACGGGCCCTGACGCGCTACCTGCGCGATCCCGAGAACCAGATGCCACCGACCGACATGAACGCGGCACGGGTCAACGTCTATCGCGATCTGGTGTTCAACAATGTCTCGCAACTGTTGGGCGGGACCTTTCCGGTGCTGATCCGGATCATCGGCCAGGAGCGCTGGCGCACATTGATTCGCGGCTTTCTGCGGGACTACCGCGCGCAGACGCCGAAATTCGGTGAGATCGCCGAAGAGTTCGTCGGTTACCTCGCCTCGGAGCCCGCCGTGTTGAGCACGGGAGAGTGGCCGGCGTTTCTGGTGGAACTGGCGCATTACGAGTGGGTGGAGATGGTGTTGCAGCAGTCCGATGCCGATCCGCTGCCGGCAAGTGATCCCGCGTTGTTGCTGGAGCGGCCATTGCAGGTTTCGGCGCTGGCGTGGCCATTGGCGTATGCGTGGCCGGTGCAGATCCTCAGCCCTGAATATCAGCCGTCAACGCCACCCGCCCAGGCAACCCTGTTGCTGGTGCGGCGTGCGGCGGATTTCAGTGTGAAGTTTTCCGAGCTGAGTCCGTTGGCGTGGCGGTTGCTGCAGCGGGTTGGGGAGTTTCCGTTGCTGAGCGGTCGTGAGCAACTGGAGGGGCTGGCGATGGAGGCGGGTTTGCCGGGAACTGCGTCCTTCATGGACAGCGGACTGGCGTTGTTGCAGCAGATGCATGAGGACGGTGTGATCGGAATCAATTGATCCCACCAACAAAAAAAGACCCGGGGAACACGATGGTTCCCCGGGTCTAATGAGATGGTCAGCCTGACCGAGAAGCCCTGCAGGTTTACGCTTGCAGGGCTTTTCTCGTTTTCGGCGGAGGATCTCTCATGAACACGATGACGCTTCTCGGTATCGACATTGGCAAACACAGTTTCCACCTGCATGGCCAGGATGCCAAAGGTCATCAGGTACTGCGCAAGAAAACCAATCGTGGCCAATTGCTCAGCACCTTGGCCCAGCTACCGGCCTGCACGGTGGTGATGGAGTCATGCGGCGGCGCTCACTGGCTTGCTCGACAGATCGGCACTTTGGGCCACGAGGTGAAGCTGATCGCCCCGCAGTACGTCAAACCGTTCGTCAAAGGCAACAAAAACGACTTCATTGATGCCGAAGCGATTTGCGAGGCGGCAAGCCGCCCCGCGATGCGCTTCTGCTCGATCAAAACCGCAGAGCAACAAACGCTTTCAGCGCTGCATCGTGTCCGAGATTCCCTGATTGGCCATCGCACCGTCGCGATCAACCAGATTCATGGGTTTCTGCTGGAGTTCGGGATCAGCCTGCCTATTGGAACCGCTGCGCTGCATCATGTGCCGATGTTGCTCGACAACCCGCAACACTCGGTGCCGTTGCGCCTCAAGGGTTTGGTGATGCGTCTCTACCGGCAGATTCAGCAACTGGACCAAGAGATCAAGGACATCGAGTCCGACCTCAAGCAACAGTTGAAAGAGGACGACGCCGGAAGCCGTTTGCAGAGCATCCCTGGCATCGGCCCGATCACTGCCAGCGCCTTGCTGGCAGATATAGGGGATGTCTCGAACTATCGCAGCGCACGTGATTTCTCGGCTTCGTTGGGGTTGGTACCGAAACAGCATTCAACCGGCGGAAAGACAGTGCTGCTGGGGATCACAAAACGCGGCGACAAGCACATACGCCGGCTGCTGGTGCAGGGCGCACGAGCCATCATGCAGCATATCGACGGTAGGGATGATGCGTTGGGGCCTTGGGTTCGAGAGCTGCTGACGCGTCGGCACTCCAATATCGTCGCCTGCGCGCTGGCGAACAAACTGGCACGAATCGTGTGGGCGGTACTGGCGAAAGGCGGCCAGTACGACCCACATCCGAACGCTTGAACGTACAGCTTTAACACCGGCTTTTGCGACGTCACTGACTGATGACAGTAAACGGCAAACGGCCCGACTGAAAACCTGGCAACAAAATCAGCTTCAGAAGCTGAGGGTTTTTTCAGGACAATCGGGAGCGGCTACTCATCGAGGGTCGAGCGTTGTGGCGCAACGCTCACAATGAGCCCGGATACATTAGCGCAAGCCAGCTTTACCGAAAACAGCCCATGAGGTTGCAGGAGATGGGCTGACCATACATTTTGTTTGTCTCAGGCCTGAAGCGGCAGCTTCAGTTCAGCGCACAATCCGCCACCTTCACGGTTGCTCAAATTCAGCGAACCACCCAGCGCCATCGCCAGCTGCTGGGCAATCGCCAGACCGAGGCCGGTGCCGCCGGTGCTGCGGTTGCGCGAGTTTTCCACGCGATAGAACGGCTCCATTACCTGTGCCAGTTCCTCTTCGGCGATGCCCGGTCCGCGATCCATCACCTTGATCGAAAGGCCGGTCTTGTCCCGTTGAATCAACAGCTCGGCAGCGCCGGCAAACTTCAGCGCATTGTCGGTCAGGTTGACCAGCACCCGGCGCAAGGCATGGGGGCGGGTGTCGATGACCGCCTCGCTCTTGCCGCTCAACTGCACCTCTTTGCCCATGTCCTGGTAGTCGAAGACCAGGCTGTCGAGGAACGAATCGAGGTTGGTGCGCCGGCTTTCTTCGGTCGAACCGTGGATGCTGCGGGCATAGGCCACGCCTTCACGCACCAGATGCTCCATCTCGCCGAGGTCATTCCACAGTTTGTCCTTTTCCGCCGAATCGTCCATGAACTCCGCCCGCAGTTTCATCCGGGTGATCGGGGTTTGCAGGTCGTGGGAAATCGCTGCCAGCAACTGCATGCGTTCTTTCAGATACGCGGCGATCCGCGCCTGCATGGTGTTGAACGCACGGGCGGCGTAGGCCACTTCGTTCGGGCCCTGTTCATCCAGATTGATCGGATGGGCGTTGGGATCAAGGGTTTCCACCGCATTGGCCAGGCGGGTGAGCGGACGGATGGCGATGCGCACCGCCAGCCAGGTGCAGGCAATCATCAACGCCAGTTGCCCGAGCAGCACCACCGGCAGCCAAGGCGACAGCGGCACCATTGACGGTCGCACGTCAATGGTCACCGGGCTGCCGTCGCTCAGGCGCAGGTGGCCCTGAAAGTGTTTTTTCGGCCCCGGAATGTCGGTGAAAGTCAGCGGATAGGCTTCGCCGATGGCGTCGGTGATCGAGGTGACCGCGATCGGTACTTCGCCGGCACCGATCGGTGTACCCGGTTCGCCCTCGCTGAGCAGGTAACCGTAGTTGGGCCGGGCCAGACGTTCGAGCCACATCGGACGCTCGTCGGCCGGCAGTCGGTCGAGGATCGCAATCGAGGTCGAAACGTCGGTTTCCAGGTTGCCGAGCATGGTGTTCTTCGCGCTTTCGTAGCGCTCGTAATACTGCGCGCCGAACGACAGGGCTTGAGCCAGGATCAGGCCGATCAGAAAAATCAGCGACAACCGCGAGGCGAGGGTGCGCGGCCAGTGCAGCGCAACCTTCATGCCGGGGCTCCGAGGATTTCCACCGGCAGCGAGAACACATAACCCTCGCTGCGCACGGTCTTGATGTAGGCCGGTTCGCGGGCGTCGTCGAGCAGACGCTGGCGCAGACGACTGACCAGCAGGTCGATGGAGCGGTCGAACAGATCGGCGTCACGGCCCTGGGTCAGGTTGAGCAGTTGATCGCGGCTCAGTACTCGCTGTGGATGATCGAGGAACACTCGCAGCAAGCGGTACTCCGCGCCGCTCAAGGCAACCATGGTGCCGTCGGTGTCCAGCAGATGCCGGGCCGAGGTGTCGAGCTGCCAGCGACCGAAGGCCAGCAAGCGGCCGCTTTCGGTGACCACCAGATTGGGCGGCAGCATGCGCGTGCGGCGCAGCACGGCATTGATTCGCGCCAGCAGCTCGCGGGCGGCGAAAGGTTTGGTCAGGTAGTCGTCGGCGCCCATTTCCAGGCCGATGATGCGGTCGGTCTCATCATTGCGTGCGGTGAGCATCAAGACCGGCGTGGCCTTGTGTTTGCCGGCGCGCAATTCGCGGCACAGCAGCAGGCCGTCATCGCCGGGCATCATGATGTCGAGCACGATCAGGTCGACGGTATTGGCTTCCAGAAAACTGCGCATCTGCCGGCCATCGGCGACCACCGTGGTGCGCAGGCCGTTCTTTTTCAGGTAATTGCCAACCAGTTCGCGAATCTCGCGGTCGTCATCGACGATGAGAATGTGATCGACATGATCCATGGAGCCAAACCTCTATCAAGTGGGGGAATGTCTCGCAGTCTATAGAGCCCGCGCGGGCTCGCCTGCCTGCCTTTGTATTGCAGTGTATCTGCCGCAACGACGGATACATGTGGACGCAAAATCAGGATTTTTTCAGGGTTTTGTATCGCTGTGTATCCCCCGGCGGGCGAGATACGTAGCGATTTATACCGGCCGTTTTCCGACACAGACGGGATACCTCGCGAGCTTTAAATGAGCTCCATCGAGGCACACCACAGCGCCTCGGCTCAAACAACCGATCTACCCATTGAAGCCCTGAGGAAAACGCCATGACCAACAAATCCGTAATCGCCGCTTGCCTGTTCGCTGCCCTGAACATCTGCACCCTGTCGGCCCGCGCCGAAGCTGTTGCCCCGCAAACCTACACCTACGGCACCCATCTGGATATCCAGAAAGTGATCTCGATGAAAGAAGACAAATCGATGACCTGCGGCATCGTCGACGCCCGCATGACCTACCTCGATTCTGCCGGTCAGACCCGCGTGCTCGACTACAGCAAATTCGCCGACGGCTGCGACAACCAGAACTGATCCGCCACTCACTGACTTAAAGGAAGATTGCCATGAACAACGTATCGCGTTTCTTGACCGCCATTGCCTTCTCTTTTGCCGGTGTCGCGGCTCACGCCAACAGCGCCGTCGAGCAGAGCAGCTGCGCCGGCAGCACCTGCTTTCAACTGAGCCCGGTAGCCAAGCAGGGCAGCGATGCCTTGATCGCCGCCGACGGCGCCAGCCACACGCCGCAAGGGCAGATGGTCGCGGCAGACGGCTCCAGTCATACACCGCAAGGGCAGATGGTTGCCGAAAACGGCGCCAGCCGGACCCCGCAGAGCCAATGGCTGGACAGCCAGAACGCCTGAGTCCCCGTGCGTGTCTGCCGGTGAACGGCAGACACCTCTTTTATCGGCAGACCGCCCATCCTTCAAGAGGTGAACCTCATGTTCCTTATCGCTTTCCTGGGCGGTCTGTTGACTGTCCTCAGCCCCTGCATCCTGCCGGTGGTGCCGTTTCTGTTTGCCGGCGCCGACCGCACGCGCTCGTCGATCCTGCTGACCCTCGGCGGCATGGCCCTGACTTTCGCCCTGATCTCCAGCCTCGCGGTGGTCAGCAGCGAGTGGGTGATCCAGGCCAACAACACCGGCCGACACATCGCGTTGGTCGTGATGGTGCTGTTTGCGCTGTCGCTGATTTCCGCACGCATCGGGGACTGGCTGGCGCGGCCGTTCGTGCTGTTGGGTAATCGCCTGGATCCGGACACTCGCAAGAAGGCTGGTCCCATGGGGTCGGTGATGATCGGCGTGGCCACCGGTCTGCTGTGGGCACCGTGCGCCGGTCCGATTCTTGGGGTGATTCTGACCGGCGCGATGCTGCAAGGCGCCAGTGCCCAGACCAGCCTGTTGCTGTTGGCCTATGGTGCGGGCAGTGCGCTGTCGCTGGGGACGCTGATCTTCGCCGGTCGCGGCCTGGTCAACCGGCTGAAACCGTCGATCCCGTTCACGGGCTGGTTCCGTCGTGGCGCGGGTGTCGCCGTGCTGGCGGCGGCGGTGGTGATTTCCACCGGTGCCGATCGCACCCTGCTGGCCGGCACATCGTCCGAGGGCGTCGCCAGTGTCGAGAAAAACGTGTTGGAAAACGCGCCGAAAGTGATCGATTACTTCATCAGCAAAGTGCGGGCGGATTCGACGGCGGACGAGCAGGGCAATGGCGCGATGCCGTCTCTGACCGGCGCAGTGCAATGGCTGAACTCACCGGAACTGAGCGCCGAATCCCTGCGTGGCAAAGTGGTGCTGGTGGACTTCTGGACCTACGACTGCATCAACTGCCAGCACACGCTGCCATACGTGAAGGATTGGGAGAAAAAGTACGGCAAGGACGGCCTCGTGGTGATCGGTGTGCACACCCCGGAATACGGTTACGAGCGGATCATCGACAACGTCAAGGATCAGGTGAAGAAACTCGGCATCACCTACCCGGTGGCCATCGACAACAACTACGCGATCTGGCGCAACTTCGACAACCAGTACTGGCCGGCGCACTACCTGATCGATGCCAAGGGGCAGGTGCGTTACACCCACTTTGGCGAGGGCAGTTATCAGACTCAGGAGCAAATGATTCAGCAACTGCTCAAGGAGGCCAAGACGCCTTCTGCATGAGCCTGATTGACGACGGCCCGGAGGTGAGTGCTCCGGGCCGTTTTCATTTGCACGGAATCTGTTTCGAGCGCTTTACAAAATCCCGCCACTCATCGGCGAAGTCCCGGTTCGCGGGGCTCTCCAGACGATTGGCAAGGACGCCGCACAGTCTCGGGACGATAGTGAAAGAGCAGGGTTGTATCCGCCCTGTCACTGATAAAAAGAAAGCGAGGTTGCCATGCCGAAATTCGTGATTGAACGCGAGATTCCAGGGGCCGGAAACCTGTCGGAGCAAGAACTCAAGGCGGTATCGCAAACGTCCTGCCAGGTGTTGCGTGAACTCGGGCCACAGGTGCAATGGCTGCAGAGTTACGTCACCGCCGACAAGGTCTACTGCGTGTACATCGCCCCTGATGAGGAGCTGGTGCGCGAGCATGCGCGGCTGGGTGGATTCCCGGCCAACAGTGTGTCCCGGGTGATGAGCGTCATCGACCCGACCACCGCCGAGTGACGCCCGATCCAGCCTGTCTTGGAGCACCTGTTGATGAGCACCCCCATCGATCTCAATGCCCTCAAGGAACGCCAGAAAGTCGCCTGGGCCAGCGGCGACTATGCCGTGATCGGCACCACCTTGCAGATCGTCGGGGAAAACCTCGCCGAAGCCTGCGATCTACGCTGCGATGAAGAAGTGCTGGATGTTGCCGCCGGCAATGGCAATGCCACGCTGGCGGCGGCGCGTCGGGGTTGTCGGGTGTTGTCCACCGATTATGTCGCGGCGCTGCTGGAGCGTGGCCAGGACCGGGCGCGGGCCGAACATCTGGACGTGACTTTTCAAGTGGCCGATGCCGAAGCGCTGCCGTTTGCCGACGCCAGTTTCGATGCGGTGCTGTCGACCTTCGGGGTGATGTTCGCCCCGGATCAGGCCAAGGCTGCGCAGGAACTGGCCCGGGTCTGCCGCCGTGGCGGGCGGATCGGCCTGGCCAACTGGACGCCCGAAGGCTTCGTCGGCCAGATGTTCAAGACCCTCGGCCGCCATCTGCCACCGCCCGCCGGCGCGCAACCACCGTCGAACTGGGGCGCGGAAGCCTGGCTGCATTCGCACTTCGATGAGCGACAGTTCCTGATGCAAGTGACTCGCCGCCACTTCAATTTCCGTTATCGCTCGGCGGCACACTTCATCGACATCTTCCGCCACTGGTACGGGCCGGTGCACAAGGCGTTCGCGGCGCTGCCGCCGGAGAGCGGGCAGGCACTGGAGGGGGATCTGACGCAACTGATCGACGGGCTGAACCGGGCTGGGCCGGAATCGATGGTGGTGCCCAGTGAGTATCTGGAGGTGGTCATAACCAAGCGTTGAGCGCCAACCCTTGTGGGAGCGAGCTTGCTCGCGAATGCAGACTGACATTCAACATGTTTGTTGACTGACATACAGCATTCGCGAGCAAGCTCGCTCCCACAGGTTCTTCTACTTCAGATGGGCACTGTCAAACCACTCCAGCGCCGTGCGCCAGATGCAGATGCCGAGGAAATACGCCGACGCCAGCAGCCACAAACCCATCACCAGCGGGTTGATGACCGGGTGGTTGAGCACCAGCGACAGGCTGCACAGCAGCCAGATCGCCGTCACCGCAATATT
This genomic window from Pseudomonas kribbensis contains:
- a CDS encoding IS110 family transposase translates to MNTMTLLGIDIGKHSFHLHGQDAKGHQVLRKKTNRGQLLSTLAQLPACTVVMESCGGAHWLARQIGTLGHEVKLIAPQYVKPFVKGNKNDFIDAEAICEAASRPAMRFCSIKTAEQQTLSALHRVRDSLIGHRTVAINQIHGFLLEFGISLPIGTAALHHVPMLLDNPQHSVPLRLKGLVMRLYRQIQQLDQEIKDIESDLKQQLKEDDAGSRLQSIPGIGPITASALLADIGDVSNYRSARDFSASLGLVPKQHSTGGKTVLLGITKRGDKHIRRLLVQGARAIMQHIDGRDDALGPWVRELLTRRHSNIVACALANKLARIVWAVLAKGGQYDPHPNA
- a CDS encoding DUF692 domain-containing protein; amino-acid sequence: MQIPHPTLQASVGLGLRRGLMKDLQAARTGDFDFLEVAPENWIGVGGVHGAALRELAERYPLSCHGLSLSLGGSAPLDVDFLREVRVFLDHYNVPLYSEHLSYCSDDGHLYDLLPLPFTEEAVHHVAARIRQAQDILGRRLAVENVSYYAAPRQDMDEVTFTNAVLREADCDLLLDVNNVYVNSINHGFDPQTFLAGIEPGRVVGMHVAGHFDESDTLKIDTHGASVKPVVWSLLAEAYARFGAQPTLLERDFNFPAFSELVAELQTIRRLQNQGGQRG
- a CDS encoding DUF2790 domain-containing protein, producing the protein MTNKSVIAACLFAALNICTLSARAEAVAPQTYTYGTHLDIQKVISMKEDKSMTCGIVDARMTYLDSAGQTRVLDYSKFADGCDNQN
- a CDS encoding class I SAM-dependent methyltransferase, with protein sequence MSTPIDLNALKERQKVAWASGDYAVIGTTLQIVGENLAEACDLRCDEEVLDVAAGNGNATLAAARRGCRVLSTDYVAALLERGQDRARAEHLDVTFQVADAEALPFADASFDAVLSTFGVMFAPDQAKAAQELARVCRRGGRIGLANWTPEGFVGQMFKTLGRHLPPPAGAQPPSNWGAEAWLHSHFDERQFLMQVTRRHFNFRYRSAAHFIDIFRHWYGPVHKAFAALPPESGQALEGDLTQLIDGLNRAGPESMVVPSEYLEVVITKR
- a CDS encoding DUF4242 domain-containing protein, with the translated sequence MPKFVIEREIPGAGNLSEQELKAVSQTSCQVLRELGPQVQWLQSYVTADKVYCVYIAPDEELVREHARLGGFPANSVSRVMSVIDPTTAE
- a CDS encoding cytochrome c biogenesis protein DipZ, which gives rise to MFLIAFLGGLLTVLSPCILPVVPFLFAGADRTRSSILLTLGGMALTFALISSLAVVSSEWVIQANNTGRHIALVVMVLFALSLISARIGDWLARPFVLLGNRLDPDTRKKAGPMGSVMIGVATGLLWAPCAGPILGVILTGAMLQGASAQTSLLLLAYGAGSALSLGTLIFAGRGLVNRLKPSIPFTGWFRRGAGVAVLAAAVVISTGADRTLLAGTSSEGVASVEKNVLENAPKVIDYFISKVRADSTADEQGNGAMPSLTGAVQWLNSPELSAESLRGKVVLVDFWTYDCINCQHTLPYVKDWEKKYGKDGLVVIGVHTPEYGYERIIDNVKDQVKKLGITYPVAIDNNYAIWRNFDNQYWPAHYLIDAKGQVRYTHFGEGSYQTQEQMIQQLLKEAKTPSA
- a CDS encoding DNA-binding domain-containing protein; protein product: MDNLEQQQRALTRYLRDPENQMPPTDMNAARVNVYRDLVFNNVSQLLGGTFPVLIRIIGQERWRTLIRGFLRDYRAQTPKFGEIAEEFVGYLASEPAVLSTGEWPAFLVELAHYEWVEMVLQQSDADPLPASDPALLLERPLQVSALAWPLAYAWPVQILSPEYQPSTPPAQATLLLVRRAADFSVKFSELSPLAWRLLQRVGEFPLLSGREQLEGLAMEAGLPGTASFMDSGLALLQQMHEDGVIGIN
- a CDS encoding response regulator encodes the protein MDHVDHILIVDDDREIRELVGNYLKKNGLRTTVVADGRQMRSFLEANTVDLIVLDIMMPGDDGLLLCRELRAGKHKATPVLMLTARNDETDRIIGLEMGADDYLTKPFAARELLARINAVLRRTRMLPPNLVVTESGRLLAFGRWQLDTSARHLLDTDGTMVALSGAEYRLLRVFLDHPQRVLSRDQLLNLTQGRDADLFDRSIDLLVSRLRQRLLDDAREPAYIKTVRSEGYVFSLPVEILGAPA
- a CDS encoding ATP-binding protein, whose protein sequence is MKVALHWPRTLASRLSLIFLIGLILAQALSFGAQYYERYESAKNTMLGNLETDVSTSIAILDRLPADERPMWLERLARPNYGYLLSEGEPGTPIGAGEVPIAVTSITDAIGEAYPLTFTDIPGPKKHFQGHLRLSDGSPVTIDVRPSMVPLSPWLPVVLLGQLALMIACTWLAVRIAIRPLTRLANAVETLDPNAHPINLDEQGPNEVAYAARAFNTMQARIAAYLKERMQLLAAISHDLQTPITRMKLRAEFMDDSAEKDKLWNDLGEMEHLVREGVAYARSIHGSTEESRRTNLDSFLDSLVFDYQDMGKEVQLSGKSEAVIDTRPHALRRVLVNLTDNALKFAGAAELLIQRDKTGLSIKVMDRGPGIAEEELAQVMEPFYRVENSRNRSTGGTGLGLAIAQQLAMALGGSLNLSNREGGGLCAELKLPLQA